In Calonectris borealis chromosome 8, bCalBor7.hap1.2, whole genome shotgun sequence, a single genomic region encodes these proteins:
- the ZSWIM5 gene encoding zinc finger SWIM domain-containing protein 5, translated as MTYKVAISFDRCKITSVTCGCGNKDIFYCAHVVALSLYRIRKPDQVKLRLPISETLFQMNRDQLQKFVQYLITAHHTEVLPTAQKLADEILSSNSEINQVHGAPDPTAGASIDDENCWHLDEEQVREQVKLFLSQGGYYGSGKQLNSMFAKVREMLRMRDSNGARMLTLITEQFMADPRLSLWRQQGTGITEKCRQLWDELGALWVCVVLNPHCKLEEKSCWLRQLRKWGEMDVCPLEDGNYGNELPNITNALTQSSGHSQDSLARPRRTVFTRAIEGCDLHWQDSHLQRIISSDFYVSPSYQREGESLLFNSQGQPLWLEHVPTACARVDALRSHGYPREALRLTVAIINTLRLQQQRQLEIYKHQKKELLQRGATTITNLEGWVGHPLNPIGCLFLTLTEACRLEEENCLEISDTGDSKPPVYQHVPIVTGSQDSGESYLSLALEVALMGMGQQRVMPEGLYAQDKVCRNEEQIIARLQDLELDPVLVQTLRKQCILLLEGGPFSGLGEVIHRESVPMHTFAKYLFSALLPHDADLAYKLALRAMRLPVLETTAPSGDVTHPHHLVSVVPSRYPRWFTLGHLESQQCELASTMLTAAKGDMLRLRTVLEAIQKNIHSSSLIFKLAQDAFKIATPADSNSDTTLLNVALELGLQVMRMTLSTLNWRRREMVRWLVTCATEVGVRALVSILQSWYSLFTPTEATSIVAATVMSHNTILRLSLDYPQREELASCARTLALQCAMKDPQNCALSALTLCEKDHIAFETAYQIVIDAASTGMTYTQLFTIARYMEHRGYPLRAFKLASLAMTHLNLAYNQDTHPAINDVLWACALSHSLGKNELAAIIPLVVKSVHCATVLSDILRRCTMTAPGLAGIPGRRNSGKLMSTDKAPLRQLLDATISAYINTTHSRLTHISPRHYGEFIEFLSKARETFLLAQDGHIQFAQFIDNLKQIYKGKKKLMLLVRERFG; from the exons ATGACCTACAAGGTGGCCATCAGCTTTGACCGCTGCAAAATCACCTCAGTGACATGCGGCTGCGGGAACAAGGACATTTTTTATTGCGCCCACGTCGTGGCGCTTTCGCTGTACAGGATCCGCAAGCCGGACCAGGTCAAACTCCGTCTTCCCATCTCAGAGACCCTTTTCCAGATGAACAGGGACCAGCTCCAGAAGTTTGTTCAGTATTTGATCACGGCGCATCACACCGAGGTGCTGCCCACTGCCCAGAAGTTGGCTGATGAGATCCTGTCATCCAACTCGGAGATCAACCAAGTGCACG GCGCTCCTGACCCCACTGCTGGGGCCAGCATCGACGATGAGAACTGCTGGCACTTGGACGAGGAGCAGGTCCGAGAGCAGGTGAAGCTGTTCCTATCTCAGGGAGGGTACTACGGCTCGGGGAAGCAGCTCAACTCCATGTTTGCCAAG GTTCGGGAGATGCTGCGCATGAGGGACTCCAACGGGGCCAGGATGCTGACGTTGATAACGGAGCAGTTCATGGCCGATCCTCGGCTCTCCCTCTGGAGGCAGCAGGGGACAGGCATAACGGAGAAGTGCCGGCAGCTCTGGGATGAGCTGG GGGCGCTGTGGGTGTGCGTGGTGTTAAACCCGCACTGCAAGCTGGAAGAGAAATCCTGCTGGCTCCGGCAGCTGCGCAAGTGGGGCGAGATGGACGTCTGTCCTCTGGAAGATGGCAATTACGGTAACGAGCTTCCCAACATCACCAATGCGCTTACGCAGAGCTCTGGTCACAGCCAAG actCGCTGGCCAGGCCCAGACGAACTGTGTTCACCCGGGCGATCGAGGGCTGTGATCTCCACTGGCAGGACAGCCACCTGCAGCGCATCATTAGCAGTGACTTCTACGTGTCTCCCTCCTACCAGCGGGAGGGCGAGAGCCTCCTCTTCAACTCCCAGGGGCAGCCGCTCTGGCTAG AACATGTCCCAACTGCCTGCGCTCGGGTAGATGCCCTGCGCTCCCACGGCTATCCCAGAGAAGCTCTCCGACTAACTGTTGCCATAATCAACACCCTGCGactgcagcagcaaaggcagctggAAATATATAAGCATCAGAAGAAAG AACTGCTGCAGCGAGGAGCAACAACCATCACCAACTTGGAGGGCTGGGTAGGCCACCCTCTGAACCCCATCGGCTGCCTCTTTCTCACCCTGACCGAAGCTTGTAGATTAGAAGAGGAAAATTGCCTTGAAATTTCAG ACACCGGGGACTCCAAACCCCCAGTGTATCAACATGTGCCCATCGTGACCGGCAGCCAAGACAGCGGCGAGTCCTACCTGTCCCTGGCCTTAgaggtggccctgatggggatggGTCAGCAGAGAGTGATGCCTGAAGGTCTCTATGCCCAGGACAAGGTGTGCCGCAACGAGGAGCAGATCATCGCCCGGCTGCAGGACCTGGAGCTGGACCCGGTGCTAGTGCAGACCCTGCGGAAGCAGTGCATCTTGCTGCTGGAAG GTGGTCCCTTCAGTGGCTTGGGAGAAGTCATCCACCGTGAGAGCGTCCCCATGCACACCTTTGCCAAATACCTGttctctgccctgctgccccacGATGCAGACCTGGCATACAAGCTGGCTTTGCGGGCCATGAG GTTGCCCGTCCTGGAGACCACGGCACCGTCTGGCGACGTGACTCACCCCCACCACCTGGTCTCGGTGGTCCCTAGCAGATACCCGCGCTGgttcaccctggggcacctggaGTCACAGCAGTGCGAGCTGGCCTCCACCATGCTCACGGCAGCCAAAG GGGACATGCTGCGCCTACGCACAGTGCTGGAGGCCATCCAGAAGAACATCCATTCCTCCTCCTTGATCTTCAAGCTGGCCCAAGACGCGTTCAAGATTGCCACGCCGGCCGACAGCAACTCGGACACAACGCTGCTCAATGTGGCGCTGGAGCTGGGGCTCCAG GTGATGCGCATGACCCTGTCAACCCTCAACTGGCGGCGGCGGGAGAtggtgaggtggctggtgacgtGCGCTACCGAAGTGG GGGTGAGGGCCTTGGTGAGCATCCTGCAGAGCTGGTACTCGCTGTTCACCCCCACGGAAGCCACCAGCATCGTGGCAGCCACAGTGATGTCCCACAACACCATCCTGCGCCTAAGCCTGGACTACCCGCAGCGGGAAGAGCTGGCCAGCTGCGCCCGCACCTTGGCCCTGCAGTGCGCCATGAAGGACCCGCAGAACTGCGCCCTGTCTGCCCTGACCCTCTGCGAGAAGGACCATATCGCCTTCGAGACCGCCTACCAGATCGTCATCGATGCCGCCTCCACCGGCATGACCTACACCCAGCTCTTCACCATCGCCCGCTACATGGAGCACCGGGGCTACCCGCTCCGGGCGTTCAAACTGGCCTCATTGGCCATGACGCATCTCAACCTGGCCTACAACCAGGACACGCACCCAGCCATCAACGATGTGCTCTGGGCCTGCGCCTTGAGCCACTCTCTGGGCAAAAACGAGCTGGCGGCCATCATCCCGCTGGTGGTGAAGAGTGTGCACTGTGCCACGGTGCTCTCGGACATCCTTCGCCGCTGCACCATGACGGCCCCAGGGCTGGCCGGCATCCCCGGCCGCAGGAACTCGGGGAAGTTGATGTCCACTGACAAAGCCCCCCTGCGACAGCTGCTGGACGCGACGATAAGCGCCTACATCAACACCACCCACTCCCGGCTCACCCACATCAGCCCGCGGCACTACGGGGAGTTCATCGAGTTCCTCAGCAAGGCCAGGGAGACCTTCCTCCTGGCGCAGGATGGGCACATACAGTTTGCCCAGTTCATTGACAATCTCAAACAAATctacaaaggcaagaaaaaactgATGCTGCTGGTGCGGGAACGGTTTGGGtga